The DNA region AAATTTGAGTCCGTTTACATTAACGTAAGTCTGCTCATTTCTTTTTGAGTACCTATATGCACTAACGCTATCACTATTTGACCGAGCAATCTTGTTTCACTCAATTCAAGTTATTAAATCAAATTCAATGGTTAAATATGTGTTGTGTCAAATGTTTGtagatacttaaaaaaaattaaaataaaaaatttgctttGGTGCTCTTGTCCTTAACCATTAATCGAAGTTTTCATAGAGCACTAGTTGATGTTTCTTCCTAAATAGAACTAGCATTTCGAAAATTATCcttaaaaaaacatgaaaatcaaGATTCACAAATACAAAAGATGGGATGCACTTTTTTAAAATGTAGAATATAATTGAGTGATATAGAAAATGAGTTGCTGACATTGAAAGTAGAAAATATACTAGTAGTACATATTAAATATAATAGTAAAAAACACTAAGTTCTACGTAACATTAAAGCCACACTCgaaaattataaattttaaatttgttgGGGGTTTGAATTTATGTCACAAGGTCATGGTTATTGTTGTATCAGCAGCCAGCAGCAGTAAAAACCTGCTATAAAGTGAATCAAATGACATAATTTAGCAGCTGTATCCATGCAGATTGCTGAATTCTGATACCGACTAATTTTCTCTGCACGCAGAGGGAGAGAAAACCATAGAGATAGAGAAGATAATAAAATATACCAAGTCACAGATATTTCGTGATCTTCTTTGGGTTTCTACCTTTGATTTGATTCAgttctctctctcaaattttctaGCAGCATATCTGCATATGCATTTACTTACCACAGTCTCTAATCtctataaataaatacaaaaatccCACCTTCCAGAATCCACATTGCATGCTGTTCATACATTTCCCATGAGTTTGTTTGCTTTATGTTTTAATATATGAATTTGAATCCCCATATGCTTAATTGTTACTGTCAGATTCAGACAAGTCGTTTCGTTTTTGGTCTTATGTAATTAAATCTTGTCTGTTACTGCAACTGCGTTTGTtataagtctctctctctcctcttctgcAGTCACGTCTTTGCTTTCTTTTGGCTATTATTTTTGTAAGTTGGTGGGTGAGAGAGTGAGAGGAGTTATTATTTCTAGGGTTTAAGAAATATGgaggcttcttcttcttcttcctcctcaaagGGTTTCATGGCAAATGTGGAGCAACCCCATGTTTTAGCCGTCGATGACAGTCTCATCGACCGAAAACTGATCGAAAAGCTGCTCACAAATTTGTCTTGCAAAGGTAACAATCTATCTGCTTGAATCCTGCACAaccctccatttttttttcattcttttttataGTTTGCGAGATATTCTCATGCTAATTTACTTGAAAATAAATGGTAGTGAATGTTACACTCTTGTTTTCTCCGTGCAAGAGGAGAAAGTGTAAGTGTAAGAATCACCTCCCGGAAGAAACGCTACATTGTACATTTTAATGGTTCATTTATTGCTTAATAGAAAGATTAAGAAGACTTTATAATGGTGAATTGAATTAATATTAAGCTGTTTAATGGAAATAAAGTATATTAAAAACAGAGTCTATTTTTGCTTGCTAAAATAAAAAAGCTAATGATTTTCTTCTATTTGGTGCAGTGACAACTGCAGAAAATGGGGCAAGGGCGTTGGAGTTTCTGGGCTTGGGAGATCAACAACACAATAGCTTGGAGAGTAATGTGAGTACCTAATTACCATTAATCCATCGTATTAATTCAATATTTTAAGCTTTACACTGAGAAGGGAGAAGGGTCTTGTTCTTACTTGCAGGTTTCAAACTCAAAGGTAAATCTGGTAATTACTGACTACTGTATGCCAGGAATGACAGGCTATGAACTGCTCAAGAAAATCAAGGTATTGCAGattttttgataaatttttaGCATGTAATTAATATGGTTAAATATATAATCATGCTTTATTTTCTTACCCTTTTGCAAGCAGGAATCATCAATCATGAAGGAGGTTCCAGTGGTGATTATGTCATCTGAAAACGTACCGAATCGGATTGACAAGTAAATATGAACTGATTATttgttctttccttttatttatttatttatttatggttttaatttctaattaacAACAGGTGCTTAGAGGAAGGAGCTCAAATGTTCATGCTAAAGCCACTGAGACAGTCTGATATAAAGAAATTGAGATATCATTTGATGAACTGCAATAGCTAGAAAAacgtttttcttttcctttttttttttctggagaAAGAATTGGAAATAGCCTAAGAGCTAGTTCAATTACTAAGTTTTTCTGTGCAACATAGCATGGTATGCACTGGAGAGCTAgtctattaaatttttttataatttccttATGACATATGAACTTCCTTCAATAtgctaatttttaattttgggttttgttttgttcaggaCTTGTTGTCTCCACCTttttaaattattgtttgaggcACAAATACTTCCAATTAATATTTATCTTGTTTAGGAATTAAAACTATCAAATTGACTTTTTAGAAAAATGAAGGAATGCTATTCTATTGCTTCTCCTTTGATGTTTTTTTTCGTTGTTTTAACTTCAGAAAATTATTTATGCACACTATAATTCACCTCTACACACTTCCGTTTTTGTTTATCATTGTTTTGAACAAATCGAAAGAAATTCAACGGTCAAATTAAGAAGAGTGCAGAAGTAGAAATCACTCATCATGTCATGCAATTTCCtgaaattattatatatatatatatacagaattTGTATATAAtgattaaaaagaaaagaaaatggacaGGAAAATTAGAGTCTAAATTCAATGAACTATATGATTCTTGGATAATTTACTTTAAAAGTTGCAGAGAAAAAGCTAAAGAATCATGATATGTACAATCAAAATCAATCATATTCGAATCAAAATTCCTAACTGCAACAATTTCTAAATTGATGGGATTTGGATTCTTGTAGACTTTTGACATATACCAAATCCCTAATTTTCTATGTATCTAAATGTGTTCTTCTCCCCAAGGACCCCAAACCTTCATCTTCTGCAGGAGAACAAGGAAAATATCGTCATTCACTTCCTCAACAGAGACAAGGCCTTGAAAGTAAACCTCAAATACGCGCAATCACCGGTGTATGCTTTGTCCAACCCTTGATCTTTCATTGACATGTATATTTATTTACACAAGGATCCAAGAcgtaccaaataaaaaatagaattttaacgaaaaatcatatttttacactaaaaagtcaatcatggtgctattcactttactttttattatgtccttatcgttaaaattcaaagttttcaaactcttttcattagttttcctaataaaaaaaagatgCAACAAAACCTCAAAACATTTTCACAAACGCACAATTGAGGTCATGAAAACTCATGGAAATgtatgtggtggtggtggtggtggtggtggtggtggtggtaacgGCGGCAATCATCTAATCCAAAGCACTGCATGACAGGAAACAATGTCACGAACACACATCTCCCTATCCCTCTAGATAATAGACACTGCAAAACAATGGCACGTCCTCTTTGGATTTCGTGGGCTCTTCTTTACTCCGTTGTTGGAGTGATCATGGCCAACACAACGAGAACCGCAACGTTGATGCTTTCCCATTACCAACTAGCAGTCAccttaaaaatccaaaattcatgcatgcatatCAAAAAACTGACGACCCAATTGcttaaaacaaaaaagaaaaaaaagaaaaaaaaatcaaagttcatagcttttttcaatttttgtttagcATACCTTGCCAAACTcttggtgatggtgatggggagcttcaattttctttcttggttttgacaaaagagagagagagagagagagagagagagagagagagagagagagagattgaatcACAACATGTTTAGCAATGCAATTAGATTTAAAAGGTTGAAATGGAAGCTGCTTAAAGTTAAAAGATGgagtttaaaaattaattaactgaTTGATATTGTTTAATTATGGATGGATGTGATTAACTAGAAGCCAAAAGAATATGCTTTTTTTGATAAATAGTGATCAAGGTTCTTTGTTATTTGTACAAGCAAGGTGCATCTTTTTCTTGCGCGTTGCTTGTCTGGTTGACAATGGCATTCCTAAATCTTTTGCCATTTTAGTCAATTTTTTGTGTGTAGAAATTAACTGTGGAAGGGTAAATGCTCTGTCGAGTCAAACATCCTTATTGGACTAGAATGTATTAAAAGTCTAAGTTAAGAAACTACATTTGTAATATGTGCGCCATGCCCGTCCGAACGGATCAGTGATGGTAACAAGACCCCCAGGAGCGATATGCGGGAGAATGGGTCTAATGCAACGTTATATAGGGAGTTTTATTCTCACATTAAAGATCGCGATTTTCGACGGTTCCTCGATCTATGATCTTTTAGTTTCCTGGGCTCTACTCTCATCTATGCTCTTAACACATTTGGTGTCATTAggtgcaaaaggaaagattaaattagacattaaacaTGATCAAGGAAGTTGTGTATGAGAAAGAAAATCACTTTGAGGTGTATAATTAGGGTTAATTGTaatattagttctcaaattaatACCCGAGCTTCGTTCCCGCAGTTTATTTGTGATTATGTGCTCCTCAAATTTGGTCACTTATTGCACATCGAGTCATTTATGTCAATTATGTCTCATTTCTAGCATATTTTAGGAGGGCAATGATTTTTTCACGCTCCCTCCAAAATTTGTTACTAATAACACATCACACCCCTCCCCGACCATCACAAACCCCACTCCTCCCCTCCCCACTGTCAATCGGCCTCGACTTCCCCTCCACACCCACGCACTCCACCGTtgttgctcgggggacaggccAACAAACAAGGCCCTAGAGCTCGGCCTATTGACTCCAGCGTGTGGGAGCCCGAGGGACAGTTCAGGCTCAAGCACCAAACCTGTGAGGAATTGCCAACCCGCGAGCCCGAAGTGGATCTGACGCAGGGCTGACGTCATCTAGGCGTCagcccatttttttttatttttttctgtcaggcgcATGCACCTCACTCGCGAGTGGGGGCGCGTCACCCAACATGTTTTTAGCGACTGGGGCCCGCGTCGCAGTTTCAAAAAGTTACCATTGGGAAGCCACATGGCTTCCTATGGTCCGTTGGATCTCAACGGCTAGATAATGTGGACCGTCTGATTTGCAacggtaaaaataaataaaaaattcttatttaatatcaaccgttggaTCTGAGATCAATGGTTGATATTATTCtcctttataaataaaaaaaagttttaaaataa from Malus domestica chromosome 01, GDT2T_hap1 includes:
- the LOC103450760 gene encoding two-component response regulator ARR17-like isoform X2, translating into MEASSSSSSSKGFMANVEQPHVLAVDDSLIDRKLIEKLLTNLSCKVTTAENGARALEFLGLGDQQHNSLESNVSNSKVNLVITDYCMPGMTGYELLKKIKESSIMKEVPVVIMSSENVPNRIDKCLEEGAQMFMLKPLRQSDIKKLRYHLMNCNS
- the LOC103450760 gene encoding two-component response regulator ARR17-like isoform X1, with the protein product MEASSSSSSSKGFMANVEQPHVLAVDDSLIDRKLIEKLLTNLSCKVTTAENGARALEFLGLGDQQHNSLESNVSNSKVNLVITDYCMPGMTGYELLKKIKQESSIMKEVPVVIMSSENVPNRIDKCLEEGAQMFMLKPLRQSDIKKLRYHLMNCNS